The segment GGCCTTTTCTCAACTTTCTAtatgaaaaagtaaaggaaaaataaaaaagatcatccttagaaatattaattattattattttttaaatatgaaattaattcaaaaagaaattatgtatgaacatttattttttaagaaaaaaaattacttttggaATCATCTTGAATTTCTAGGGAATTAGAAAGATTAATTCCTACACAAGACACTGGCAATCATAGCACTAATCGTcaaaaatatttgatgatatgatatggtttttaaaacattaagcCTGGAACTATTAGCAAAGAAAAATAGACAAAGCATCGCATCATAGGTAGGGAAAAAAAGAGCATGAGAAGAAGTAATACATTTGTCATAATTCTGTCTTACAGATCTGGATGGTGGAGAATGGCGTCTATTGAGTGAGAGTGGTAGAAGCAGAAGACGAAGAAGAGGAAGAGTTCTTGTGGTTGTGCATCCAAACCTTGAAAACCTGCCTACTCACTCCAACTCCTCGGCAGAACTTCTCGATCTCGTCCTCTTCCTCCTTCCTCTGCATCTTCCACCTTATCTTCTCAGCAAAAGCTAGCATCTTCTCCTTCTGATCTGCCGTGAACTTCGTCCTTAGCCTTTTCTTATGGCCCTCGCTCCTCTCCGACTCCGGGGACTCCACCGCCGCAGCGCTCTGCTGCTGCCGTCCCTCGGCGAAGGGGGTACTGGAGACGAGCTTGCGGTGGAAGTTGCGGTGGCAGCCACAAGCAGCGCAGAGGAGGCCGCCGGGGGAGGTGGCGTCGAGTGTGAACTCTCCGCAGCCGTCGGTGGCGTAGCTGCCTAGGCTTGCGGCATGGTTTCGCAGGCATTCCCTGTAGAGCTCGCCCTCCATCTTTGTGATGTCTTAGTGTGTGACCCAGCGTATGTCTTCATTCCAAACTTGCATCATGGCCTGTTTGATAACTTTTTATAATCAATGGTTGTGGGGAATCTGAGGATGGGTCGGATTTCAATTATGCTTTCAGGTCGGTCCCAGTTTTTACGTTGTCAAGCCTTCTACTTATTAATTGCAGTTACTCTCCCATACTGCTTCCCTCCCTGTCTATGTATTAATAACAGGGCTTCTTTCTTTTCCTACTTTTCCTCATCATGTTGTCCTTGTTGAATTACACATCATATCTCAAGAAATAGAGATGGGTatgttaatataataatttttaacgtaaataaagaatatttgtttaaaaatgctGGTTTGGATTGATTTAGGTAAACCATCCTCATAACTTAAAATcacttaataattttatttaagttattagataaattaaatatatttattaaaataacttaatgataaggttaaaaacaactttaactaataaataaaaataattgatttattcttaaattcatatttttattttacttttctatccttatttatcttatttatctCCATAATTCCCTTTCTATTTTACCACTTCCGGTATTACTTAacctctaattataatttatagggataaatatattaatttaattatttaaaatatattttaagttaattttataaaacaattttaatacttaatgtaagaattaagtaataaatattaagttttaccaaaaaTCTTCTAAGTCTAAAGTTAGTTTGTTTATGAGtttaataaaaacttaattaattattaacataattttattaaaagagattttagtttaaaaatatatttggacTTATAAGTTGAGAATTAATATTGTTTTCCATGCAAGTCACTTTTATTAAGGTATGTTacaggttattttatatttaaaaattatttatttaatgtacCATCCATCAATCAAAGGATGCCACGTGTTCCATTGTTTTGTATTTGACATTACATTGTTtctatactttattttttgtttgaatgcTTAATTTCATTACTTCGCATCACATCCTATTTGTTTATACTCTCATTTAATGTT is part of the Vitis riparia cultivar Riparia Gloire de Montpellier isolate 1030 chromosome 17, EGFV_Vit.rip_1.0, whole genome shotgun sequence genome and harbors:
- the LOC117905097 gene encoding zinc-finger homeodomain protein 1-like, with the protein product MEGELYRECLRNHAASLGSYATDGCGEFTLDATSPGGLLCAACGCHRNFHRKLVSSTPFAEGRQQQSAAAVESPESERSEGHKKRLRTKFTADQKEKMLAFAEKIRWKMQRKEEEDEIEKFCRGVGVSRQVFKVWMHNHKNSSSSSSSASTTLTQ